The sequence CATCAGCCACGGCTTCAACCAGGCGCGTGTGGTGCTCGTTTGCCAGTTCCTGCAATTCCGCCGGTATTGGGCCGGTCTCCACATTCAGGCCAAGGTCGTCCAGATAGATGTGGGATTCCATGGCGATCAGGTCGATCACACCGGTAAATCCACTTTCCGCGCCAATGGGCAGCTGGATTGGGATTGCGTTGGCGCCCAGGCGATCGCGCATCTTTTCCACCACGCTGTAGAAGTTAGCGCCCATACGGTCCATCTTGTTGATGAACGCAATCCGCGGCACCTTGTAGCGGTTTGCCTGCCGCCATACCGTTTCGCTCTGCGGCTGCACGCCACCGACTGCGCAGAATATAGCAACCACGCCATCGAGAACGCGCAGCGATCGCTCCACTTCCACCGTAAAGTCGACATGACCCGGCGTGTCGATAATGTTGATCCGGTGTTCATCCCAGAAGCAGGTGGTAGCGGCCGAGGTAATCGTGATACCCCGCTCCTGTTCTTGGACCATCCAGTCCATGGTCGCCGCGCCTTCGTGCACCTCACCGATCTTGTGCGTGCGGCCCGTGTAGAACAGAATCCGCTCCGTGCAGGTGGTTTTGCCCGCGTCGATATGAGCGGCGATGCCGATATTCCGTGTTTTTTCCAGCGAATACTGTCGTGCCATATAGAGCTGTCAGTTCCCTACCATCTGTAGTGTGCAAAGGCCTTGTTGGACTCGGCCATGCGATGAACATCCTCTTTCCGTTTAACCGACGTTCCCGTGTTGTTTGTTGCGTCCGTAAGCTCCCCAGCGAGCTTGTCGATCATCGTCCGCCCACCGCGGCGCCTTGAATTGTTAACCAGCCACCGGATCGCCAGTGCGATTCGCCGCTCCTGCCGCACCTCAATGGGCACCTGATAACTCTGTCCGCCAACGCGGCGCGCACGCACTTCCACTGCCGGCATCACGTTACGCACCGCCTGCTCGAAGGCTTCCAGCGCCGGCTTGCCGGAGCGCTCTTCCAGAATCGTCATCGCGCCGTAGAAGATGTGCTCCGAGATGCTCTTTTTTCCATCGACCATCAGCCGGTTTATGAACCGCTGCGCGAGCACGCTGTTATAGACCGGGTCCGGTATGATCGTCCGTGGCCGGACGGCGCCTTTTCTTGGCATCGGGTTGCTGTTTCCTCTGGTCTGCTAGCTGTCCGGGCTCAGTGCCCTGAACGGGATTACTTTGCCTTCTTGGTGCCGTACTTGGACCGGCTGGACATCCGTTCCCGCGTTCCGGAGGCATCCAGCGTGCCGCGGATCACGTGGTATCGCACGCCGGGTAGATCCTTGACGCGGCCGCCGCGGATCATCACCACGCTGTGCTCCTGCAGGTTGTGGCCGATGCCAGGAATGTACGCGGTCACTTCCGTTTTGTTGGTAAGCCTCACCCGGGCGATTTTCCGCAGTGCGGAGTTTGGCTTTTTCGGTGGCACCGTACGGACGATAAGACACACGCCGCGCAGCTGCGGGTTGCCGCGAAGCGCCGGCGCCTTGGTCTTTTTATTGATCCGTTTGCGTCCATTGCGGACAAGTTGATTAATGGTTGGCATGTTGCAGCCGTTCTCCTCGCCACGATGCACCGCGGGCGAACACGGGGATCCGTTCCGATTGATTGTCGCCGGCGCGGAACCGCCGGACATCACGGCAAGGCCGGAATACCGGCGCTGCCGACAAAAAACCCCTGTCACGTTCGGCAGGGGCAGAAGGCACGTACTAAGCGGAACTTAGTGCCCGTTTGTCACGAGCGAAAGGTGAAACGCCTTTCCCGTAGCCTCCTTTACCGCAACCGAATTGTCTCTGCCCGGATCAGCTCCGTGCAAACCGGGGTATTGTACACCAACGGTAAAGTTGTTGTCAACGGCATCGCCTGTGGAATCCGCATCAACGCCCCACCAGTTCCCCGTGACCACGGCAGGAACAATGCCCTGGCCCGGTGAAGCAGATTGAGTCGCGCTACAACCTGGTCTTGAGGAGCAGCTACGGATGCCGGACGGCCCGTCGAATGAGCATACCCTATTGAAGCGCTTCCGGGCTACGGTTCGCCGCGAGTTCGGCGCGAATCTGGAAAAGGCCACGCCTGCCAATGTCCGGGAATTCCTGGATCGGCATGAGGAAGAGATGCTCCACGGACGGCCAAAGGCGCCGATTGAGCTTCGCGAGAGCAAAACCACGTACGAAGAGATTCTGAAGGATTTCTTCTCCGATGTCCTCGACCGGCCAACCGATGAGGCCATCATCGCGCTCTGGACGCTGGCGCTCGAGATGTCGTTCTTCTCGATTGAGCAGCAGGCCGCCGATCGCTTTCGACCGCTCTTCGGCGATCGCGACACGCCACCGTAGCCTGCACGGCGACCGGACGCATCCAGCAGCGACTGAACGGTGACGGATTGTGGTACACTGGTGAACCTCCGCACAGGCAGGAGTGCGCGACCTTATGAAACAGCTGAGATACCAAACCCAGGTGCCCGTCTTTTCCTCGACTGACGGCCGGATTCTGCCTGGCAGATTCGGCGGTCGGTACGGCAAGCGGTACGGTCGTGTGGTTGGAGGGAATACTTCGAGTTAGGCAATTCTCTTTACCTTTTGCGTTTACGCCACGGCCCCGCCGCACACCGCGACGGGGCCGTGGCGTTTTTTTGCTGCCGCCCCGTGAATCACCCGAAACGGTTGCATCGAAAAGCCCTGGCGCAGCGCGCCGGCAGCGTGAGAAGCTACTATCCGATGAAACTAGAGATCGAAACGATCGAACGTAACCTTTCCGCTACGGAGCCGGTTCTGATGCGCCTGCAGGCGGATATCACCGCTTCGGGCGCGTTTGGCGCCAGCGTTGTGGAGGTCACCGCAGACGAGGTGCGCACGCGCAACGCGCATCGCGAGATCCTGATGCGTGTACCCATTGCAGCAATCCGCTCAGTTCGATGCGAGCCATTGATCGGCGGCGCCAGGTTGGTGCTGGTTGACTCTGGTGGCCGCGCCCACATCTGCGCTGCTTACACGAAAACCAGAGCGGATCAATTCGCGGAGATGGCCCGCGGCATCCTGCAGATCGTCCGCGGAGAGAGTCTGAGCGTGGAGCTCCACGACGCGGCGACACGCTGCCCGCGCTGCTCGCGCCTGCTGCCCGAAAAAGAGGGAGTATGCCCGGCGTGCGTGAGGCGCGGACGCACGCTGCTGCGGATTGTGTCGTACATGCGCCCGTATATGGCGCTCTCAATCGGCCTCGCGGCACTGTCGGTAACAGCCACCGCCATCGGCCTGGCACCGCCCTGGATTCAGGGCGAGCTTATCGACAAGGTCCTGCTCGTACACCGCAACTTGCCGCTCATGTACCGGCTTGCCGCCATCTGGTTGGCGGTGATTCTGATGACCACCGCCATTCAGACGGCTATGGGCGCCTTGGTGGCCCGCCTCAGCGCCTGCATCGCCGCTGACTTGCGAGCCCGCCTCTACACCTCCATCCAGTATCTGCAGCTGCAGTTCTTCGACAAGAAGCAGGTCGGCGCCATTACCAGCCGCGTGACGCAGGATACGGACCGGGTTTGGGAGTTTCTGGTTGAAGGCGCACCCTACTTTATCACCAACCTGTTGATGCTGGTCGGCGTCGTGCTGTTTCTGGTGCGGATCAGTTTGCCACTCACGCTCTGGATACTTTCGCCGGTACCTGTGGTTGTGGCGATCAGCGGAGTCTGCTGGAAGCCCGTGTCGCAGCTCTACCACCGGCTCGGGCAAAAATGGGCAAGATTCCACACGCATCTCAACGAGTCGCTCTCCGGCATTCGCGTGGTCAAGGCGTTTGCGCAAGAGCCCGGCGAAAACGAGAAGTTCATGCGACACAATGCCGCGCTGCGAATGGCCGGGATCGCCGCTGATACACGGTGGCAAACGATGTTTGGCTGCCTGTCGGTCTTCACCGGCCTCGGCGTCATCATCAACTGGGTTGTCGGCGGCCGTATGGTCTTCAGTCACCAGCTCAGCCTCGGTGACTTCTGGAAGGTGAACGCCTACCTGATACTGGTCTATGGGCCGCTTCAGTGGTTCGCCATGATCAACAACTGGTTCACGCGGGCAATGGCGGGCGCCGAGCGGATCTTTGAGATTATGGACATGGAGCGCGAGCCAACTACCGATGAGGGAGAGTGGCGCACCTTGCAAGGTGATGTGGAGTTTTGTAATGTGCAGTTTGGCTACGACAAGGCGAATCCGGTGCTGAAAGGGCTCTCATTCACCGCGCGCAAGGGTGAGATGATTGGCCTCGTCGGCAAATCAGGCGCCGGCAAATCGACGACCATCAACCTGATCTCACGGTTCTACGAGCCAGATTCCGGCACGATCAAGTTCGATGGTGATGACTACCGCACAATGCCTCTCCGCTCACTCCGCCGCCAGATCGGCGTGGTGCTGCAAGACCCGTTCCTGTTCAACGGAACCATTGCGGAGAACATTCGATACGGCAAGCCGGGCGCTTCGCTGGCCGAGGTGGTTGCTGCCGCGCGCACGGCAAATGCCCATGCATTCATTCTGACCAAGCCTGAGGGTTACGATTCGATGATCGGCGAGAAGGGAGTTACGCTCTCCGGGGGTGAGCGACAGCGAATCTCGATCGCGCGCGCAATCCTGCACGACCCGCGCATTCTGATCCTGGATGAAGCAACATCCTCGGTGGATGTTGAGACCGAGCGGCAGATTCAGGAAGCGCTTGCCCGGTTGGTGCATGGAAGAACCACCTTCGCCATCGCCCACCGGCTTTCGACACTGCGAAATGCCACGCGACTTATTGTGCTGGACCGCGGCGAGCTCGCCGAAATGGGCACGCATGCCGAACTGATGGAGAAAGGTGGCTCGTTCAGCCGCATGGTCGCTGCGCAGAGCCGCCTCAATGAGATTCTAAGCGCCGAGTCCGGCGCAATGCCAACCGCCGTCGAATGGAGTGTTCAGGATGCTTGAATCCACCAATGTCACGGTCTTGCAGCCGGCAGACTGCCGATTCTACTTCCAACCCGAAGGCCACCTCAGGCTGACAATTCGCGACCAGATCACCTGGCTGACCGTGCGCCCTACCTGGTTTGCGCCAGTCACGGAACCCGGTCGGCAACTGGCTCTTCTGGATGGGAGCGACACCGAGATTGGCGTTCTGGATCGGTTGGAGCTGCTGGCGCCGGAGGATCTCAAATGCCTGCAAACGGAGATCCGGCGGCGGTATCTGTCCGCTCGCGTGGAGCGCATCCTATCGGTTCGGGTGGCATTCGGCACCGGCTACTGGTCGGTAACCACCGACCGTGGAGATCGTGAGTTCGTAACGGAGAGTCTGCACGAGAACGTGCTCTGGTACTCCGAGACACGGTTGATGCTCGTTGATGTAGACGGCAATCGGTTTGAGATTCCCGATGTTGACCGGTTGGACGCGCTCAGCCGCAGCAGGCTCAACCGGATGGTATAGCGTCGAGCGGCGCCCCCAGCTGACCGGGCCTCAAGACGTGGCCACCAGGCAAGCGCACGCCGCTCCGCAGGCCGGCGCGAACCGGGAATACGTGTGCCGACTGGGATTCTGCCCGGCTGAAATCGGAGAGCGCTTCGGCCTACCGGCGGTTGACGGTCACGCATGCCTGGCATATAATGGAGCGATGGAGTCGTGGTTAAAGCTCTCAGAAATCGCGGCGCGAACCGGCGCCGTTGTTGTGTCGGCGTTTCCAGAGCCTGTCTGGTTTGTTGCCGAAATTGCAGCGCTCAATGTGGCCGGCGTTGGTCACTGTTACCTGGACCTTATTGAAACGCAAAACGGGCAGGTCGCCGCGCAATTTCGCGCCACGATCTGGAAGACCACCTGGTGGCAAGTGAGGCAGGAGTTCACGGCCGCCACTGGCGCGGAGCTGCGCAAGGGGCTCACGGTTCTCGCACAGGGAACGGTACAGTTTCACGCGCGGTACGGCCTCAGCATCAACATTCTCAGGGTTGACCCGGCGTTCACCCTGGGCGATGCCGCGCGTCGACGGCAAGAGACGATCACGCGCCTTCAAACCGAGGGCCTCATCGAGGTAAACGGCCGGATTGCAATGCCTTTGGTGATGCAGCGGATCGCGGTCATCTCGTCGGCACAGGCGGCCGGCTACGGCGATTTTTGTCACCAGCTCGAAGCCAACTCGCAGGGATTCCGGTATAAGGTAACGCTGTTTCCCGCGCTGATGCAAGGCGCCGAAGCGGAGCGCTCCATCGTGTCCGCGCTGGACGGTATCCGTGGCATGGCGGCGAAGTTCGATGTCGCCGTGATTGTCCGTGGCGGCGGATCTACCGTTGACCTGGACGCATTCGACGGTTACGACCTGGCTTCCGCGATTGCCAGCATGCCGATTCCGGTGATCACCGGGATTGGCCACCAGCGTGACGACAGCGTGGCCGATATGGTGGCGCACACACGGGTAAAGACGCCGACCGGCGCAGCCGATGCCATCATCGAGCTGGCCGCTGAATTTGACAGCCACCTACTGGAGGCCGGAATCCGCGCGGCACGCGCGGCACGAGGCATACTTCGAGAGGAGCGCGCGGCGTGCGTTCAGTACGCAATGCGACTCGCGCGCAGATCGCAAAGCGAGATCGCAGTGCAGCGCGAAGCGTGTCGCGTGCTTCTGCGGCGGATCCCTGGCGCGGCGCAACTGCGACTGGCGGGGCAAAAGAGCATGCTGCGCCGGTCGGCCGGCCTCATAGGGCGCAGCTTTGCAGAGCGCGCACGCGGAATGGACGTACGGTTGTCGCTCTTGCAGGAACGGATACTCAGAAGTTCCGGAAGCCTTCTGGAGCGCTCCTCCGCGCTGGTTCTGGCGGTGGAGACGGGCGTTGATCGGCTTCAGCCGGAGGCCACGCTGCGACGTGGATACTCGATTTCGCGCATTGATGGCCGCGCCATTCGGAGTATCGATGCGGCGGTGACCCACGCCCTCATGGAGACGCAGCTGGCGGACGGCGCCATTATGAGCCGCGTAGAAACGGAACAAGAGAATGACGGATAGTCGGCCTATCAAATACACGGAAGCAATGGCGGAACTTCAGGAGATCCTACGGAAGCTCGAGACGGGCGAGGAAGAGATTGATACCGTCGCCGACTCCGTCAAGCGAGCGGCCATGCTCATTCGCACCTGCCGGGAGCGCCTGCGCTCTGCCGAACAGGAGGTGGATGGTGCACTGCGGGAACTGGAGGAGGACGAAGGCACTGCCGGCAGCTCCGGTCCGACCAGTCTGGTGGCCCTGGAGTAGGCGGCCGCGCGTCGCGTGCGGAGCAATATGGAGATAGCTGTTTCTCTGCCTCCGCGTAGAGGTATGTGGCGGCTGTCGGTTTGAACACGAAGTGCGGCCGCTGGCCATCGTGGAAGAATCTCACCGGGGTGGTCCCGGTTCTGGCTCGGCCGTAGGTCTTACACGTCCCGGAGTCCCATTTCGCGGCTCGGTGGAGGCCGCCAGCGACTGCGGCGACAAGGTCGGCATGCGCCAGATGGGACGAATACGCCATATGCGCTGTACGCTGCAGTTGGCCTAACGCATTGGTGGCTTTCAAGCTGAGCACGGATGTTTTCCTCGCTAAACCGACCACTCCCGGTCCGCGCGCCTAGCTGATAGTCGTCGTACGGACCGAGGTGCAGGGATAGGCAGTTGATGGTTCCGGCTCGTCCGCCGGCTCCTGCCAGACCGCCTGCAGAGAAGGTTTCAACTGTGGCATTGCGTCACCTTGACAGCCGCCTACGCAACGCGTATAATGTACGTAATCAGGCGCACGACGCAGATCATGCAGAACTACCAGCCATACCGATTTGGGGGCCGACCCGGCCCGGAGCAAACTACCACACCCGAGGCGCCACTGCGCTTGGGGTCTGGCAGCTTGCATACTTGATCCCAAACCGCAATTTAGACCGATTCGCAGTGGCCGCCGCTTCTCAGAACATCTGAAAGCGACGGTCCTTTCTTTTTCTGATACAGAATAGACGAGAGGATGACGATAATGCCGGAACTGGAAAAAGACGAACTCTACCGCCTGCGCCACAGCGCAGCCCACCTGATGGCGGAAGCCGTAGGCGAGCTCCATCCGGAGGTGAGATATGCGATCGGGCCTCCGATTGAAGATGGCTTCTATTATGATTTCGATCTGGCCGAACCGCTGAAAGATGAAGACCTGCCCGCCATCGAGCAGAAGATGGCGGAGATCGCCGCGCGTAACCTACCGATCGAGCGTCTGGAGGTGTCGCGCGACCAGGCACGCTCGTTGGCTGAGCAGCAGAACCAGCCATACAAGCTGGAGCTGATCGACGCGATTCCCGCTGGCGAGGCTTTGTCGTTCTACCGGCAGGGCAACTGGTCCGATCTGTGCCGCGGCCCGCACGTGCCCAGCACGGGTCACATCCGCCACTTCAAGCTGCTGCATACGGCCGGCGCCTATTGGCGGGGCAGCGAAAAGAACAAGATGCTGACGCGCGTATATGGCACGGCGTGGCTCACGCAGGCGGACCTGGATGAGTACCTGAATCGATTGGAAGAAGCGCGGAAGCGCGACCACCGCGTACTCGGGCGCGAGTTGGGCCTCTTCATGTTCTCGCATGATGTCGGTCCGGGCCTGCCACTGTGGCTGCCAAAGGGCGCTACGCTGCGCGACACGCTGATCGACTTTATGAAGGTGGAGCAGCTGAAGCGGGGATACCAGGGGGTGGTGACGCCCAACATCGGTAACGCCCGCCTCTACGCCAGGAGCGGACATCTGCAGTCGTTCCGCGCCAAGATGTTTCCCTTGATGGTGGGTGATGAAGAAGGCGAGACGTACGTTCTGAAGCCGATGAACTGTCCGCACCACATCATGATCTATGCCAGTGACCTGCGCTCGTACCGCGATCTGCCGATCCGTTACGCCGAGTTCGGCACGGTATACCGGTACGAACAGAGCGGAGAACTGGCCGGTATGCTGCGGGTGCGCGGGTTTACGCAAGACGACTCGCACCTGTTTGTCACGCCGGACCAGCTTCGCGGTGAATTCGCCGGCGTCGTAGACCTGATGCTGTTCACGCTCAGACGGCTGGGCCTTACGGAGTACCGGGTGCGGATCGGCACGCGAGATCCATCGGATGACAAGTACATCGGCTCACAGGAAAACTGGGAGGTGGCCGAGCACGCGATCATCGACGCCGTGAGGCATATCGGTCTGGAGTACGAGGTATCGCCGGGCGATGCCGCCTTTTACGGACCCAAGCTGGACCTCATGGTCCGTGACGCCCTGCGTCGCGAATGGCAAATGGGTACGGTACAGGTGGATTACAACCTGCCGGAGCGATTCGGGCTGGAGTATATCGGTGAGGACGGTCAAAAACACCGTCCCGTCATGATTCACCGCGCGCCGTTCGGCTCTCTCGACAGGATGATCGGCCTTCTGGTGGAACACTATGCCGGCGCATTTCCGTTCTGGCTTGCTCCACAGCAAGTGGCGCTCATACCGATCGCGGATCGGCATCATGCCTACTGCGTGCAGGTTCAGGATCAGCTTCGCGAAGCGGGGATCCGTTCGGCGATCGATTCCCGCAACGAGAAGATGGGCAAGCGCATCCGCGAAAGTGAATTGCAAAAAGTACCGGTAATGCTGATCGCCGGTGACCGGGATGTGGAGGCCGGCAGCGTCAGCATCCGCAGGCATGGCGAAGGCGACCTGGGCGCCCAGACTGTGGCAAACGCGATCGCGATGATGCGGGCCTGGGCCGTCGAATAGCTCGCCGAGGCCGGGGAAGCGCGGATTGAGATGACGGCCATTCGAAATCGGAACGTCGCAGCAGACAGGCCCGGTTACAGTCCCGCTCACCGGCTGACCGTACGTGCGAGTGGACGCGT is a genomic window of Armatimonadota bacterium containing:
- the rpsG gene encoding 30S ribosomal protein S7, coding for MPRKGAVRPRTIIPDPVYNSVLAQRFINRLMVDGKKSISEHIFYGAMTILEERSGKPALEAFEQAVRNVMPAVEVRARRVGGQSYQVPIEVRQERRIALAIRWLVNNSRRRGGRTMIDKLAGELTDATNNTGTSVKRKEDVHRMAESNKAFAHYRW
- the rpsL gene encoding 30S ribosomal protein S12; protein product: MPTINQLVRNGRKRINKKTKAPALRGNPQLRGVCLIVRTVPPKKPNSALRKIARVRLTNKTEVTAYIPGIGHNLQEHSVVMIRGGRVKDLPGVRYHVIRGTLDASGTRERMSSRSKYGTKKAK
- a CDS encoding ABC transporter ATP-binding protein; the encoded protein is MKLEIETIERNLSATEPVLMRLQADITASGAFGASVVEVTADEVRTRNAHREILMRVPIAAIRSVRCEPLIGGARLVLVDSGGRAHICAAYTKTRADQFAEMARGILQIVRGESLSVELHDAATRCPRCSRLLPEKEGVCPACVRRGRTLLRIVSYMRPYMALSIGLAALSVTATAIGLAPPWIQGELIDKVLLVHRNLPLMYRLAAIWLAVILMTTAIQTAMGALVARLSACIAADLRARLYTSIQYLQLQFFDKKQVGAITSRVTQDTDRVWEFLVEGAPYFITNLLMLVGVVLFLVRISLPLTLWILSPVPVVVAISGVCWKPVSQLYHRLGQKWARFHTHLNESLSGIRVVKAFAQEPGENEKFMRHNAALRMAGIAADTRWQTMFGCLSVFTGLGVIINWVVGGRMVFSHQLSLGDFWKVNAYLILVYGPLQWFAMINNWFTRAMAGAERIFEIMDMEREPTTDEGEWRTLQGDVEFCNVQFGYDKANPVLKGLSFTARKGEMIGLVGKSGAGKSTTINLISRFYEPDSGTIKFDGDDYRTMPLRSLRRQIGVVLQDPFLFNGTIAENIRYGKPGASLAEVVAAARTANAHAFILTKPEGYDSMIGEKGVTLSGGERQRISIARAILHDPRILILDEATSSVDVETERQIQEALARLVHGRTTFAIAHRLSTLRNATRLIVLDRGELAEMGTHAELMEKGGSFSRMVAAQSRLNEILSAESGAMPTAVEWSVQDA
- a CDS encoding DUF1854 domain-containing protein; the encoded protein is MLESTNVTVLQPADCRFYFQPEGHLRLTIRDQITWLTVRPTWFAPVTEPGRQLALLDGSDTEIGVLDRLELLAPEDLKCLQTEIRRRYLSARVERILSVRVAFGTGYWSVTTDRGDREFVTESLHENVLWYSETRLMLVDVDGNRFEIPDVDRLDALSRSRLNRMV
- the xseA gene encoding exodeoxyribonuclease VII large subunit; this translates as MESWLKLSEIAARTGAVVVSAFPEPVWFVAEIAALNVAGVGHCYLDLIETQNGQVAAQFRATIWKTTWWQVRQEFTAATGAELRKGLTVLAQGTVQFHARYGLSINILRVDPAFTLGDAARRRQETITRLQTEGLIEVNGRIAMPLVMQRIAVISSAQAAGYGDFCHQLEANSQGFRYKVTLFPALMQGAEAERSIVSALDGIRGMAAKFDVAVIVRGGGSTVDLDAFDGYDLASAIASMPIPVITGIGHQRDDSVADMVAHTRVKTPTGAADAIIELAAEFDSHLLEAGIRAARAARGILREERAACVQYAMRLARRSQSEIAVQREACRVLLRRIPGAAQLRLAGQKSMLRRSAGLIGRSFAERARGMDVRLSLLQERILRSSGSLLERSSALVLAVETGVDRLQPEATLRRGYSISRIDGRAIRSIDAAVTHALMETQLADGAIMSRVETEQENDG
- the xseB gene encoding exodeoxyribonuclease VII small subunit — encoded protein: MTDSRPIKYTEAMAELQEILRKLETGEEEIDTVADSVKRAAMLIRTCRERLRSAEQEVDGALRELEEDEGTAGSSGPTSLVALE
- the thrS gene encoding threonine--tRNA ligase; this encodes MTIMPELEKDELYRLRHSAAHLMAEAVGELHPEVRYAIGPPIEDGFYYDFDLAEPLKDEDLPAIEQKMAEIAARNLPIERLEVSRDQARSLAEQQNQPYKLELIDAIPAGEALSFYRQGNWSDLCRGPHVPSTGHIRHFKLLHTAGAYWRGSEKNKMLTRVYGTAWLTQADLDEYLNRLEEARKRDHRVLGRELGLFMFSHDVGPGLPLWLPKGATLRDTLIDFMKVEQLKRGYQGVVTPNIGNARLYARSGHLQSFRAKMFPLMVGDEEGETYVLKPMNCPHHIMIYASDLRSYRDLPIRYAEFGTVYRYEQSGELAGMLRVRGFTQDDSHLFVTPDQLRGEFAGVVDLMLFTLRRLGLTEYRVRIGTRDPSDDKYIGSQENWEVAEHAIIDAVRHIGLEYEVSPGDAAFYGPKLDLMVRDALRREWQMGTVQVDYNLPERFGLEYIGEDGQKHRPVMIHRAPFGSLDRMIGLLVEHYAGAFPFWLAPQQVALIPIADRHHAYCVQVQDQLREAGIRSAIDSRNEKMGKRIRESELQKVPVMLIAGDRDVEAGSVSIRRHGEGDLGAQTVANAIAMMRAWAVE